A genomic stretch from Elusimicrobiota bacterium includes:
- a CDS encoding GNAT family N-acetyltransferase gives MKIYRTDELSQNILSQVSGLCAECLVYDSITPDEVRFKIESDPDRNTQFLLTETIESDNNALAGFMLVVIRKRGDKNVGWLKLFAVKKEYWCKGVASRLLAAAEELVREHGVQLLRVLDSAPCYFQPGIYPVYTEAVVFLQKKGFKQQGECVHMLSDLEALDCNTETDELRLEKVGVKLIRASLGDKEQLIEWLKIVFPHWIPEASMGFMHKEVRVFLAKNGDGKIIGFAGYDVMKDARFGPLGVDSQYRRHGIGKVLLLKCLNEIKLMGIKSCVIPWTSAYSFYLGGCDAKIWRLFWTFAKEL, from the coding sequence ATGAAAATATATAGAACAGATGAATTGTCCCAAAATATTTTGAGTCAGGTTTCCGGTTTATGCGCTGAATGTCTTGTGTATGACAGTATTACACCGGATGAAGTTAGGTTTAAAATTGAATCTGATCCCGATAGAAACACACAGTTTTTACTGACTGAAACCATAGAGAGTGATAATAATGCGTTAGCAGGGTTTATGCTGGTAGTTATACGTAAACGCGGAGATAAAAATGTTGGATGGTTGAAACTTTTCGCTGTAAAAAAAGAGTATTGGTGTAAAGGTGTGGCATCAAGGTTGTTGGCCGCAGCGGAAGAGCTTGTCCGTGAGCACGGTGTACAGTTATTACGTGTACTTGACTCCGCGCCTTGTTACTTCCAGCCAGGGATTTATCCTGTGTACACAGAAGCAGTGGTATTTCTTCAGAAAAAAGGGTTTAAACAGCAGGGGGAATGTGTGCATATGCTGTCCGATCTGGAGGCTCTGGATTGTAATACAGAGACTGATGAACTGCGGTTGGAGAAGGTTGGGGTAAAACTTATACGCGCAAGTTTGGGTGATAAAGAACAGTTGATTGAATGGTTGAAAATTGTGTTCCCTCATTGGATACCCGAAGCGTCAATGGGTTTCATGCATAAAGAAGTGCGTGTTTTTCTTGCAAAAAATGGTGATGGTAAAATTATTGGGTTTGCAGGGTATGACGTAATGAAAGACGCGCGGTTCGGGCCGCTGGGTGTTGATTCACAGTACCGGCGTCACGGTATCGGTAAGGTTTTATTGCTGAAATGCTTGAACGAAATTAAGCTTATGGGTATTAAAAGTTGTGTGATACCCTGGACTTCAGCGTATAGTTTTTATTTAGGTGGATGTGATGCCAAAATATGGCGTTTATTCTGGACATTTGCAAAAGAGTTGTAA
- the tmk gene encoding dTMP kinase, with translation MKSKYSGVFITIEGPDGCGKSTQADLLVEYLRSVGYIVVHTREPGGVSIAESFRKILLDPQNMITPLTELLLYSAARAQHTEELILPEVQHGKIVVCERYTDATLAYQGYGRGLSLKMISTLNKIASSGVKPDMTVYLDIDTAKGLENVKNRVSVDRLEAEGLKFHDKVRKGYLEIAREDPARVKVVKVEESAGLTQKRVRIVVEKLLVKKKCLLKK, from the coding sequence GTGAAATCAAAATATTCTGGTGTGTTTATTACGATTGAAGGCCCGGATGGGTGCGGGAAAAGTACACAGGCGGATCTTCTGGTGGAATACCTGCGGTCTGTTGGGTATATAGTTGTGCATACCCGTGAACCCGGGGGAGTGTCAATTGCGGAAAGTTTTCGTAAGATTTTGCTTGATCCTCAAAATATGATTACCCCGTTGACGGAATTGTTGTTGTATTCTGCTGCGCGGGCACAGCATACTGAAGAACTCATCCTGCCGGAGGTTCAGCATGGTAAAATTGTTGTGTGTGAACGTTATACCGACGCTACGCTTGCGTATCAGGGATATGGCCGCGGGTTGTCATTGAAGATGATTTCAACGCTTAATAAAATAGCGTCTTCCGGGGTTAAGCCGGATATGACTGTGTATCTTGATATTGATACAGCAAAAGGGTTGGAGAATGTTAAGAACCGCGTAAGCGTTGACCGGTTGGAAGCAGAAGGGTTAAAGTTTCATGATAAAGTAAGGAAAGGGTATTTAGAGATCGCGCGGGAAGATCCTGCACGGGTTAAGGTTGTGAAGGTGGAAGAAAGTGCGGGGTTAACCCAAAAAAGGGTGAGGATTGTGGTTGAGAAGTTGTTGGTAAAGAAAAAATGTCTTTTAAAAAAATAG
- a CDS encoding HAD-IA family hydrolase — MVLKLNLGLFRRKARSHPYPHGGNKKRIVIFDFDGTLAQTLYPSREIINRLADEFGYNKVHEHEIEYIRGLRPKELLKYLKIPGMKLPFIAKKTKAELNKIIHNLKPVETIVKVIFELKNRGYAVAILTSNTYENVSKFCENNDIYLFDHVVSESNLFGKSRALKRMLRKIKYKRNEAIYIGDEVRDVQAAKKAKIDVVAVSWGFNNKQTLKKFKPTFVIDDPKELLDILAN; from the coding sequence ATGGTATTAAAGCTTAATTTAGGGTTATTCAGACGGAAAGCGCGTTCTCACCCGTATCCTCACGGGGGTAACAAGAAAAGGATTGTTATCTTCGATTTTGATGGTACTCTTGCACAAACGTTATACCCGTCCCGTGAGATTATTAACCGCCTGGCGGATGAGTTTGGGTATAATAAGGTTCATGAACATGAGATCGAGTATATACGCGGCCTACGTCCGAAGGAATTGTTGAAGTACCTTAAAATACCGGGTATGAAACTGCCGTTTATCGCAAAAAAAACTAAGGCGGAATTGAATAAAATCATACATAATCTTAAACCCGTTGAAACTATTGTTAAGGTGATATTTGAACTAAAAAACCGTGGGTATGCTGTTGCGATACTTACATCAAATACTTATGAAAATGTGAGTAAGTTCTGTGAGAATAATGATATTTATCTGTTCGACCACGTAGTTTCGGAAAGTAATCTTTTCGGGAAAAGCCGCGCGCTTAAACGTATGTTGCGTAAGATAAAGTATAAACGTAATGAAGCTATTTATATTGGCGATGAAGTGCGTGATGTCCAGGCGGCAAAAAAAGCTAAAATCGATGTTGTTGCCGTGTCATGGGGATTTAATAATAAGCAAACACTGAAAAAGTTTAAGCCAACTTTTGTTATTGACGATCCAAAAGAGTTATTGGATATTTTAGCGAACTGA
- a CDS encoding transcriptional coactivator p15/PC4 family protein, with amino-acid sequence MNAYQNSIFMNSQIVKKIQKNKLEELRICVLKNNMVDVRIYFYFPNDPEPKPTKKGIWLSFKNLPKIIEGFNGLVNDNSSELSLEFEKSNTQKLKVYTQDFRNTKLVHLRTYYLKNEEYAPGRGVSFPIALLKDVSDALKESEKLKEE; translated from the coding sequence ATGAACGCGTACCAAAACTCAATTTTTATGAACAGCCAGATCGTAAAAAAGATCCAGAAAAACAAGTTAGAAGAACTACGTATCTGTGTCCTAAAAAATAACATGGTAGATGTACGTATATACTTCTACTTCCCAAACGATCCTGAACCGAAACCCACAAAAAAAGGCATTTGGCTGTCATTCAAGAACCTCCCCAAAATTATTGAAGGGTTTAACGGTTTAGTCAACGACAACTCAAGCGAGCTATCTCTTGAGTTCGAGAAATCCAATACACAAAAACTTAAAGTATACACCCAGGATTTCAGGAATACCAAGCTTGTACATCTTCGAACTTATTACCTGAAAAATGAAGAATACGCACCAGGCCGCGGTGTATCATTCCCGATAGCATTACTCAAAGACGTATCTGACGCATTAAAAGAATCAGAAAAACTTAAAGAAGAATAA
- a CDS encoding galactokinase family protein translates to MDEMKVSEWITALKQKKNVRQYIRAVEKFGKLYGMDREVGVYRVPSRINLKGVHIEHRGGYVNYMSIDREAVFVVSPREDGLVVADNVEHKYPQRQFDIDTELPENLRGDWLNYISLINIIPGDWGNYIRAGVLCLQNRFPNKKFKGMDIVVLNNIPVDAGLSAFSALVVGSAIACMGINKLELSLTELVELCGMGEWYVGTRGGAGDHAAMLCGKKGKLLHTRFFPLTVEPVELPGDYAVIMCNSFRESNKSQNAKSVFNERVATNVVALMIIKRLYPEKTVKFKYFRDIEEEPVKWVYEMLKRLPERISREELRRLFSAQEEIKVLEKLFSTHNNPPEGYAVRKVCLFGLAECQRGKLCINYLSNNNIHIFGEMMYLSHDGDRVVTHTAAGRVMKYDNNVSAEYLDGLIAKINVGEDDTAALWRQPGGYGCSCEELDFIVDTAKKVKGVVGASLTGGGLGGCVLVLVHKDSVKELINNMNEKYYIPRKLGDGCELCVTADGAGKVSI, encoded by the coding sequence ATGGATGAAATGAAAGTTAGTGAGTGGATAACAGCGTTAAAGCAAAAGAAGAATGTTAGGCAATACATACGCGCAGTGGAAAAATTCGGGAAGTTGTACGGTATGGATCGCGAGGTCGGGGTTTATCGTGTGCCGTCAAGGATTAACCTTAAAGGTGTGCATATAGAACACCGGGGCGGGTATGTTAATTATATGTCGATTGACAGGGAAGCGGTATTTGTGGTATCCCCGCGGGAGGATGGGCTCGTGGTAGCGGATAATGTTGAACATAAGTATCCGCAAAGACAGTTTGATATCGATACAGAATTACCTGAAAATCTACGGGGGGATTGGTTAAATTATATTTCATTAATCAACATAATACCCGGGGATTGGGGTAATTATATTAGAGCAGGAGTTTTGTGCCTGCAGAATAGGTTTCCTAATAAGAAGTTTAAGGGTATGGATATTGTTGTGTTAAATAATATTCCTGTAGATGCCGGGTTGAGCGCGTTTTCGGCGTTAGTGGTGGGTTCAGCGATTGCGTGTATGGGTATTAATAAACTGGAGTTAAGCCTTACCGAACTTGTTGAGTTATGCGGTATGGGTGAATGGTATGTCGGTACTCGCGGTGGGGCGGGGGATCATGCTGCAATGTTATGCGGGAAAAAAGGGAAATTGTTGCATACAAGGTTTTTTCCGTTAACCGTAGAACCTGTGGAATTGCCCGGAGATTATGCTGTGATTATGTGTAATTCGTTTCGTGAATCTAATAAATCACAGAATGCTAAGTCGGTATTCAACGAACGCGTTGCTACGAATGTTGTGGCGTTAATGATTATTAAAAGGTTATATCCTGAAAAAACAGTGAAGTTTAAGTATTTCCGTGATATTGAGGAAGAGCCCGTGAAGTGGGTGTACGAGATGTTAAAACGGTTGCCGGAACGGATTTCCAGGGAAGAGTTACGGCGGTTGTTCAGCGCACAGGAAGAAATTAAGGTTCTAGAAAAATTGTTTTCTACTCATAATAATCCACCGGAAGGGTATGCTGTGCGGAAGGTTTGTTTATTTGGATTAGCAGAATGTCAACGTGGAAAGTTATGCATTAATTATCTGAGTAACAACAATATCCATATTTTTGGTGAGATGATGTATCTTTCACATGACGGTGACCGCGTGGTTACGCATACTGCGGCAGGGCGTGTGATGAAGTATGATAATAATGTTTCTGCTGAATATCTTGATGGATTAATTGCTAAAATCAATGTAGGTGAGGATGATACTGCAGCGTTGTGGCGTCAGCCTGGAGGGTATGGGTGTAGTTGTGAGGAGCTGGATTTTATTGTGGATACCGCAAAGAAGGTTAAAGGTGTTGTTGGTGCAAGCCTTACCGGTGGAGGGCTGGGCGGGTGTGTGTTGGTGTTGGTGCATAAAGATTCTGTAAAAGAGTTAATTAATAATATGAATGAAAAGTATTATATACCGCGGAAGCTGGGAGACGGGTGTGAGTTATGCGTCACAGCGGATGGTGCGGGGAAGGTTAGTATTTAA
- a CDS encoding response regulator: MVKTVLVADDEVTLTELISDTLKDEGYNVIVANNGDDAMGKIKELKPDLIILDVMMPGLDGYDVSFYISLEKNYRPKIMMLTGKERGYDKTFGQSSGADVYMTKPFDLIELVNNVNKLLKE; encoded by the coding sequence ATGGTTAAAACTGTACTTGTTGCGGATGATGAGGTAACATTAACGGAGCTTATCAGTGATACTTTGAAAGATGAGGGGTATAACGTTATTGTAGCGAATAACGGGGATGATGCTATGGGTAAAATTAAGGAGTTGAAACCGGACCTTATTATCCTGGATGTAATGATGCCCGGTCTTGACGGATATGATGTGTCGTTTTATATTAGCCTGGAAAAAAATTATCGTCCCAAAATTATGATGCTTACCGGTAAGGAACGCGGATATGATAAAACATTCGGGCAGTCGTCCGGCGCAGATGTTTATATGACAAAACCGTTTGATTTGATCGAACTTGTAAATAATGTTAATAAATTGTTGAAGGAATAG